From Streptomyces yatensis, one genomic window encodes:
- a CDS encoding sensor histidine kinase — protein MRRSKPDPAQDARGNFTPPPRSGTAASPAEAPDPPSGGRISPRNWRVRGRLYAILLIPVLVALVFGGFQVASSVSTWNEARDAERTAQVVRAATTYAHALVNERDLSAGPLLSGTNEATVTKARATSDAAKKDFDKAVADMPQTPTMKRRLKAFRAAEPQLASLRRNAYTDRLNGVKTEEGYVAVEHGLIEFANELGLGTGNITSYGRTVYAVSLAKGAESLQRSIGTHLLVKPGPTATDRKTQLTSFTSYVYLEGIALGEFEAAGTPQDVTRLEDTLTTAEKRAQEQIAEAKRKAEADGKKFVAPPGMDRMLKAIGSGASPTALASQGVTPDAWFNASTIKFNAYRDVEQTLVNRAVDEAAQISSDARRDAIVNGAIVVLALLAAFFVAGRMARSMSHSMRQLRNAAFDVAEKRLPAVVDQLSRTDPGRVDTRVSSIPINTRDEIGEVARAFDQVHREAIRLAAEQAMLRGGVNAIFTNLSSRNQGLIERQLTLISELESREADPDQLEHLFRLDHLATRMRRNGENLLILAGEEPGRRWNQPVPLIDVLRAASSEVESYERIELAGISESEIHGTAVTDLVHLLAELLENATTFSSPHTKVRVTSTRLPDGRVVVEIHDKGIGLTAEDFADINHKLANPPTVDATVSQRMGLFVVGRLADRHGIRVQLRPSGEQAGTTSLVMLPEAITHGGGGEELPQDDFTVSRIVPEPRPAPAFEDVGELSSRTAAELGFDDSAYDRDQGHHQFQGQYSGMGTTGSERDPRPGQAPADPLAQSAYQNSGYSQPEADYTTQTEPEQQPYIGYNSPSQQGEWGDSGSFEMPYASQFGTEAESGPGAPEVSRDRVEFHRPGPSPSGIHSMTDAGLPRRDRQWQPSEETGTQGMAGDPAAPTAPERPRQTPQQQEDGAPWQSENDQRWHRAERLRDPKAGGVTTSGLPRRVPKANLVEGSAEPTGQGGPQVSRAPEDIRGRLSNLRRGVQRGRSAGSGTPGRDQHDQQGFGPGSTYDQER, from the coding sequence GTGAGGCGAAGCAAGCCGGACCCCGCGCAAGACGCGCGAGGGAACTTCACCCCGCCGCCGCGTTCAGGCACAGCGGCGTCGCCCGCCGAGGCACCGGATCCACCCAGTGGTGGCCGGATCTCCCCTCGGAACTGGCGGGTGCGCGGCCGGCTGTACGCGATCCTGCTCATCCCCGTGCTCGTCGCCCTGGTCTTCGGTGGCTTCCAGGTCGCCTCCTCGGTCTCCACCTGGAACGAGGCGCGGGATGCCGAGCGCACCGCCCAGGTCGTCCGGGCCGCCACCACCTACGCCCACGCGCTGGTCAACGAGCGCGACCTGAGCGCGGGCCCGCTGCTCAGCGGCACCAACGAGGCCACGGTCACCAAGGCGCGGGCCACCAGCGACGCGGCGAAGAAGGACTTCGACAAGGCCGTCGCCGATATGCCGCAGACGCCGACCATGAAGCGCCGCCTCAAAGCCTTCAGAGCCGCCGAACCGCAGCTGGCCTCCCTGCGCCGCAACGCCTACACCGACCGCCTGAACGGTGTGAAGACCGAAGAGGGCTATGTCGCCGTCGAGCACGGGCTGATCGAGTTCGCCAATGAACTGGGCCTGGGCACCGGCAACATCACGTCGTACGGCCGTACCGTCTACGCGGTATCCCTGGCCAAGGGCGCGGAGTCGCTGCAGCGCTCCATCGGCACCCATCTGCTGGTCAAGCCCGGTCCGACCGCGACCGACCGCAAGACCCAGCTCACCTCCTTCACTTCGTACGTCTATCTCGAGGGCATCGCGCTCGGGGAGTTCGAGGCGGCCGGCACACCGCAGGACGTGACCCGGCTCGAGGACACCCTCACCACGGCAGAGAAGCGTGCGCAGGAGCAAATCGCCGAGGCGAAGCGCAAGGCCGAGGCGGACGGCAAGAAGTTCGTCGCGCCGCCCGGTATGGACCGGATGCTCAAGGCCATCGGCAGCGGCGCCTCGCCCACCGCGCTGGCCTCTCAGGGGGTCACCCCGGACGCCTGGTTCAACGCCTCCACGATCAAGTTCAACGCCTACCGGGACGTCGAGCAGACCCTGGTGAACAGGGCCGTGGACGAGGCGGCGCAGATCTCCTCGGACGCCCGCCGCGACGCGATCGTCAACGGCGCGATCGTGGTGCTGGCACTGCTCGCCGCCTTCTTCGTGGCCGGCCGGATGGCCCGCTCGATGAGCCATTCCATGCGGCAGCTGCGCAACGCCGCCTTCGATGTCGCCGAGAAGCGGCTGCCCGCGGTGGTCGACCAGCTCTCCCGCACCGACCCGGGACGGGTGGACACCCGGGTCAGCTCGATACCGATCAACACCAGGGACGAGATCGGCGAGGTGGCCCGCGCCTTCGACCAGGTGCACCGTGAGGCGATCCGGCTCGCGGCCGAGCAGGCGATGCTGCGCGGCGGCGTCAACGCGATCTTCACCAACCTTTCCAGTCGCAACCAGGGACTGATCGAGCGGCAGCTGACCCTGATCTCCGAACTGGAGAGCAGGGAGGCCGATCCGGACCAGCTGGAGCACCTCTTCCGGCTGGACCACCTGGCCACCCGTATGCGGCGCAACGGCGAGAACCTCCTGATCCTCGCGGGCGAGGAGCCCGGCCGGCGCTGGAACCAGCCGGTGCCGCTGATCGATGTGCTGCGCGCCGCCTCCTCGGAGGTGGAGTCCTACGAGCGCATCGAGCTGGCCGGCATCTCCGAGAGCGAGATCCACGGCACCGCCGTGACCGACCTGGTGCACCTCCTGGCCGAGCTGCTGGAGAACGCCACCACCTTCTCCTCCCCGCACACCAAGGTGCGGGTCACCTCGACCCGGCTGCCGGACGGCCGGGTGGTGGTGGAGATCCACGACAAGGGCATCGGCCTGACCGCCGAGGACTTCGCCGACATCAACCACAAGCTGGCCAATCCGCCGACGGTGGACGCCACGGTCTCCCAGCGCATGGGGCTCTTCGTGGTCGGCCGCCTCGCGGACCGGCACGGCATCCGGGTCCAGCTGCGCCCCTCCGGGGAGCAGGCGGGCACCACATCGCTGGTGATGCTGCCCGAGGCGATCACCCACGGCGGTGGCGGCGAGGAGCTGCCCCAGGACGACTTCACGGTCTCCCGGATCGTCCCCGAGCCGCGGCCCGCCCCGGCCTTCGAGGACGTCGGCGAGCTGTCCTCGCGCACCGCCGCCGAGCTGGGTTTCGACGACTCCGCGTACGACCGGGACCAGGGACATCACCAGTTTCAGGGCCAGTACAGCGGAATGGGGACCACCGGGTCCGAGCGGGATCCGCGGCCCGGCCAGGCGCCTGCCGATCCGCTGGCGCAGTCGGCCTACCAGAATTCCGGCTATTCACAACCGGAAGCGGATTACACAACTCAAACGGAACCCGAACAGCAGCCGTACATCGGCTACAACTCCCCCTCTCAGCAGGGAGAGTGGGGCGATTCCGGATCTTTCGAGATGCCCTACGCGTCGCAGTTCGGGACCGAAGCGGAATCAGGACCCGGCGCTCCCGAAGTTTCTCGGGACCGCGTAGAGTTCCACCGTCCGGGCCCTTCCCCGAGCGGAATCCACTCGATGACCGACGCCGGCCTTCCGCGTCGTGACAGGCAGTGGCAGCCGTCCGAGGAAACAGGGACACAGGGGATGGCCGGGGACCCGGCGGCGCCCACGGCGCCGGAGCGACCCCGGCAGACACCCCAGCAGCAGGAGGACGGTGCCCCGTGGCAGTCGGAGAACGACCAGCGCTGGCACCGTGCCGAGCGGCTGCGCGACCCGAAGGCCGGAGGGGTCACAACATCCGGTCTGCCCCGCCGGGTGCCCAAGGCCAATCTGGTCGAGGGCTCCGCGGAGCCGACCGGACAGGGCGGCCCCCAGGTCTCCCGCGCCCCGGAGGACATCCGCGGCAGGCTGAGCAACCTGCGCCGCGGCGTCCAGCGGGGGCGCAGCGCGGGATCCGGGACCCCCGGGCGTGACCAGCATGACCAACAGGGCTTCGGCCCCGGCAGCACCTACGATCAGGAGCGTTAG
- a CDS encoding acyl-CoA carboxylase subunit beta, whose amino-acid sequence MTNLEGAPAEASDVRGRVAELHAIREQARRGPSERATEAQKAKGKLTARERIDLLLDEGSFNEVEPLRRHRATGFGLEAKKPYTDGVVTGWGTVHGRTVFVYAHDFRIFGGALGEAHATKIHKIMDMAISAGAPLVSLNDGAGARIQEGVSALAGYGGIFQRNTKASGVIPQISVMLGPCAGGAAYSPALTDFVFMVRETSQMFITGPDVVQAVTGEKVSQNGLGGADVHAETSGVCHFAYDDEETCLEEVRYLLSLLPQNNRENPPTVESDDPASRRGDSLLDLVPADGNRPYDMRKVIEEIVDDGEYLEVHERWATNIICAMTRLDGQVVGIIANQPQSLAGVLDIEASEKSARFIQMCDAFNIPLVTFLDVPGFLPGVDQEHGGIIRHGAKMLYAYCNATVPRISVILRKAYGGAYIVMDSQSIGADLTYAWPTNEIAVMGAEGAANVIFRRQIADADDPEAMRARMVKEYKSELMHPYYAAERGLVDDVIDPAETREVLIRSLAMLRDKHADLPSRKHGNPPQ is encoded by the coding sequence ATGACCAATCTCGAAGGTGCGCCTGCTGAGGCGAGTGACGTTCGCGGGCGCGTCGCCGAGCTGCACGCGATTCGCGAGCAGGCTCGGCGCGGCCCGAGCGAGCGGGCGACCGAGGCCCAGAAGGCCAAGGGGAAGCTGACGGCTCGCGAGCGGATCGATCTGCTGCTTGACGAGGGGTCCTTCAACGAAGTGGAGCCGCTGCGGCGGCATCGTGCGACCGGGTTCGGCCTGGAGGCGAAGAAGCCTTACACCGACGGGGTCGTCACCGGCTGGGGGACCGTCCACGGACGGACGGTGTTCGTCTACGCACACGACTTCCGGATCTTCGGCGGGGCGCTGGGGGAGGCCCACGCGACCAAGATCCACAAGATCATGGACATGGCCATCTCGGCCGGGGCGCCGCTGGTGTCCCTCAACGACGGCGCCGGTGCCCGTATCCAGGAGGGCGTCTCGGCGCTCGCCGGATACGGCGGCATCTTCCAGCGGAACACCAAGGCGTCCGGCGTCATCCCCCAGATCAGCGTGATGCTCGGCCCGTGCGCGGGCGGGGCGGCGTACTCCCCGGCGCTGACGGACTTCGTCTTCATGGTCCGGGAGACCTCTCAGATGTTCATCACCGGACCCGATGTGGTCCAGGCGGTGACCGGCGAGAAGGTCAGCCAGAACGGACTGGGTGGCGCGGATGTGCACGCCGAGACCTCGGGTGTGTGCCACTTCGCCTACGACGACGAGGAGACGTGCCTGGAGGAGGTGCGCTACCTCCTGTCGCTGCTGCCGCAGAACAACCGGGAGAACCCGCCGACCGTCGAGTCCGACGACCCGGCCTCCCGGCGCGGCGACTCGCTGCTGGACCTCGTCCCGGCCGACGGCAACCGGCCGTACGACATGCGCAAGGTCATCGAGGAGATCGTCGACGACGGCGAGTACCTCGAGGTCCACGAGCGCTGGGCGACCAACATCATCTGTGCGATGACCCGGCTCGACGGCCAGGTCGTCGGCATCATCGCCAATCAGCCGCAGTCGCTGGCCGGCGTGCTGGACATCGAGGCGTCGGAGAAGTCCGCGCGCTTCATCCAGATGTGCGACGCCTTCAACATCCCGCTGGTCACCTTCCTCGACGTGCCCGGCTTCCTGCCCGGTGTGGACCAGGAGCACGGCGGGATCATCCGGCACGGCGCCAAGATGCTGTACGCGTACTGCAACGCCACCGTGCCGCGGATCTCCGTCATCCTGCGCAAGGCGTACGGCGGTGCGTACATCGTCATGGACTCCCAGTCCATCGGTGCCGACCTGACCTACGCCTGGCCCACCAACGAGATCGCGGTGATGGGTGCCGAGGGCGCCGCCAACGTGATCTTCCGCCGTCAGATCGCCGACGCCGACGACCCCGAGGCCATGCGCGCCCGCATGGTCAAGGAGTACAAGTCCGAGCTGATGCACCCGTACTACGCGGCCGAGCGGGGGCTGGTCGACGATGTGATCGACCCGGCCGAAACCCGTGAGGTCCTGATCCGGTCGCTGGCGATGCTGCGCGACAAGCACGCCGACCTGCCGTCCCGTAAGCACGGCAACCCGCCGCAGTAG
- a CDS encoding DUF742 domain-containing protein codes for MTPPPASPGPYGGHHQSPYGGEGDQPLVRPYAMTGGRTRPRYQLAIEALVSTTADPVHLQGLLPEHQRICHLCQEVKSVAEVSALLNIPLGVARILVADLAEAGMVAIHQPGGGSEAGGTPDVTLLERVLSGLRKL; via the coding sequence ATGACCCCGCCCCCCGCCTCGCCCGGCCCGTACGGCGGCCATCACCAATCGCCGTACGGGGGTGAAGGCGACCAGCCATTGGTGCGCCCGTATGCCATGACCGGTGGCCGGACCCGGCCGCGCTACCAGCTCGCCATCGAGGCGCTGGTCAGCACCACGGCCGACCCCGTGCATCTGCAGGGGCTGCTCCCCGAGCACCAGCGGATCTGCCATCTGTGCCAGGAGGTCAAGTCGGTCGCCGAGGTCTCGGCGCTGCTGAACATACCCCTGGGTGTGGCACGGATCCTGGTGGCGGACCTGGCAGAGGCCGGCATGGTGGCGATCCACCAGCCCGGGGGCGGTTCGGAAGCGGGCGGTACCCCGGATGTGACACTGCTCGAAAGGGTGCTCAGTGGACTTCGCAAGCTCTAG
- a CDS encoding GTP-binding protein: protein MDFASSSGAPPARATTSAKIVVAGGFGVGKTTFVGAVSEINPLRTEAVMTSASAGIDDLSHVQDKTTTTVAMDFGRITLDDDLILYLFGTPGQDRFWFMWDDLVRGAIGAVVLVDTRRLADCFPAVDYFENSGLPFVIALNGFEGQQPYNPEEVREALQIGPDTPIITTDARHRTEAKSALITLVEHALMARLK, encoded by the coding sequence GTGGACTTCGCAAGCTCTAGCGGCGCTCCCCCCGCCCGCGCGACCACCTCGGCGAAGATCGTGGTGGCGGGCGGCTTCGGCGTGGGCAAGACCACGTTCGTCGGCGCGGTCTCGGAGATCAACCCGCTGCGCACCGAAGCCGTGATGACCTCCGCCTCGGCGGGGATCGACGACCTGAGCCATGTCCAGGACAAGACCACGACGACCGTGGCGATGGACTTCGGCCGCATCACGCTCGACGACGATCTCATCCTGTACCTGTTCGGCACGCCGGGCCAGGACCGCTTCTGGTTCATGTGGGACGACCTGGTGCGCGGCGCGATCGGCGCCGTGGTGCTGGTCGACACCCGCCGGCTCGCCGACTGCTTCCCCGCGGTCGACTACTTCGAGAACTCCGGGCTGCCCTTCGTCATCGCCCTCAACGGGTTCGAGGGCCAGCAGCCCTACAACCCCGAAGAGGTCCGCGAGGCCCTGCAGATCGGCCCGGACACCCCCATCATCACCACGGACGCGCGCCACCGCACCGAGGCCAAGAGCGCTCTCATCACCTTGGTCGAGCATGCGCTGATGGCCCGTCTCAAGTAG
- a CDS encoding GTP-binding protein, with protein sequence MDFASSSGAARSTTSAKIVVAGGFGVGKTTFVGAVSEINPLRTEAVMTSASAGIDDLTHAPDKTTTTVAMDFGRITLDQDLILYLFGTPGQDRFWFMWDDLVRGAIGAVVLVDTRRLADCFPAVDYFENSGLPFVIALNGFDGHQPYTPEEVREALQIGPDAPIIITDARHRSEAKSALITLVEHALMARLR encoded by the coding sequence GTGGACTTCGCAAGCTCTAGCGGTGCAGCCCGCTCCACCACCTCCGCGAAAATCGTGGTGGCGGGCGGCTTCGGCGTGGGCAAGACCACGTTCGTCGGCGCGGTCTCGGAGATCAACCCGCTGCGCACCGAAGCCGTGATGACCTCCGCCTCGGCGGGGATCGACGACTTGACCCACGCACCGGACAAGACCACCACCACGGTGGCGATGGACTTCGGCCGCATCACGCTGGACCAGGACCTGATCCTGTACCTGTTCGGCACGCCCGGCCAGGACCGCTTCTGGTTCATGTGGGACGACCTGGTCCGTGGTGCCATCGGCGCGGTCGTCCTGGTGGACACCCGCCGCCTCGCCGACTGCTTCCCCGCGGTCGACTACTTCGAGAACTCCGGGCTGCCCTTCGTCATCGCCCTCAACGGCTTCGACGGACACCAGCCGTACACCCCCGAAGAGGTCCGCGAGGCCCTGCAGATCGGCCCCGACGCGCCGATCATCATCACCGACGCCCGCCACCGCAGCGAGGCCAAGAGCGCGCTCATCACGCTGGTCGAGCACGCGTTGATGGCCCGGCTGCGGTAG
- a CDS encoding acyl-CoA carboxylase subunit epsilon: MSTPSDIADPAAAAAATLVRVEKGHADAEELAAVTAVLLARAAAGTYRPTDSTRPGRSAARWRRLERRPAFSAPHSWQG, encoded by the coding sequence GTGAGCACACCGAGCGATATCGCCGATCCCGCCGCCGCGGCGGCGGCCACCCTGGTCCGGGTCGAGAAGGGCCACGCCGACGCCGAGGAGCTGGCCGCGGTCACCGCGGTGCTGCTGGCCCGCGCGGCCGCCGGCACCTACCGCCCCACCGACTCCACCCGCCCGGGCCGCAGCGCCGCCCGCTGGCGCCGTCTGGAGCGCCGCCCGGCGTTCAGCGCGCCGCACAGCTGGCAGGGCTGA
- a CDS encoding roadblock/LC7 domain-containing protein encodes MSQAAQNLNWLITNFVDNTPGVSHTVVVSADGLLLAMSEGFPRDRADQLAAVASGLTSLTSGASRIFEGGVVNQTVVEMERGFLFIMSISDGSSLAVLAHPECDIGLVGYEMALLVDRAGNVLTPDLRAELQGSLLN; translated from the coding sequence ATGAGCCAGGCGGCGCAGAACCTGAACTGGTTGATCACCAACTTCGTGGACAACACCCCCGGGGTGTCCCACACCGTGGTGGTCTCCGCCGACGGACTCCTTCTGGCGATGTCCGAAGGCTTCCCCCGTGACCGAGCCGATCAACTGGCGGCGGTGGCCTCCGGCCTGACCTCGCTCACATCCGGAGCCTCGCGCATCTTCGAAGGCGGCGTGGTCAACCAGACCGTCGTCGAAATGGAACGAGGCTTCCTCTTCATCATGTCGATCTCCGACGGATCCTCCCTCGCCGTGCTCGCTCACCCCGAGTGCGACATCGGCCTCGTCGGCTACGAGATGGCCCTGCTGGTCGATCGCGCGGGCAACGTCCTCACCCCGGATCTCCGCGCGGAATTGCAGGGCAGTCTTCTCAACTAG
- a CDS encoding DUF742 domain-containing protein, with translation MATPPSGYPYAHGQPSEPRGEAPMKRYNFPSAPSRQARSPQQPEPQQEQQPPRRQPQRPQQQPYTPSYAPPAPQEGSWYDAPSAPRIEPVQPSERPAPEPSSPAGGTHNPLVRPYAMTGGRTRPRYQLAIEALVHTTADPAQLQGQLPEHQRICHLCREIKSVAEISALLAIPLGVSRILVADLAEAGLVAIHQPGGDESAGGQPDVTLLERVLSGLRKL, from the coding sequence GTGGCAACGCCCCCTAGCGGATATCCGTACGCCCACGGGCAGCCGTCCGAGCCGCGCGGAGAGGCCCCGATGAAGCGCTACAACTTCCCCTCCGCGCCCAGCCGTCAGGCCCGCTCTCCACAGCAGCCGGAGCCGCAGCAGGAGCAGCAGCCCCCGCGGCGGCAGCCGCAGCGGCCTCAGCAACAGCCGTACACGCCCTCCTACGCGCCTCCGGCGCCGCAGGAGGGGTCTTGGTACGACGCGCCCTCCGCGCCGCGTATCGAGCCCGTACAGCCGTCTGAGCGCCCCGCTCCGGAACCTTCCTCCCCCGCGGGCGGCACTCATAACCCTCTGGTGCGCCCGTACGCCATGACTGGGGGCCGGACCCGGCCCCGGTACCAGCTCGCCATCGAGGCGCTGGTGCACACCACGGCCGACCCCGCTCAGCTCCAGGGCCAACTGCCCGAGCACCAGCGGATCTGCCATCTGTGCCGCGAGATCAAGTCGGTCGCCGAGATCTCCGCACTGCTCGCCATTCCCCTCGGCGTGTCCCGGATCCTCGTAGCCGACCTGGCCGAGGCGGGGCTCGTCGCCATTCATCAGCCGGGCGGCGACGAGTCCGCCGGCGGTCAGCCTGACGTGACACTGCTCGAAAGGGTGCTCAGTGGACTTCGCAAGCTCTAG